A window of Rhizoctonia solani chromosome 5, complete sequence genomic DNA:
TGGGTTAAATACGATACCTAAGGAAAAGGTTTAAAAGGTTATGCCTGTGTGAGTAATGATATTCACGTACCAGGAACGAACCCTCCGCCGCCTCCAATCTTCACGCTCTTCCATGTGTAAGCCTGGGTCGGAGTAGCTGCATTGGCAAAAGGTATGATTGCCGCGAGAGCAGCCAGGGACAAAGGGGCGATCATTCTCAACGGATAGAGAGGAGACCACCAGCTTGAGCCAGAACTAAAGGAGCTTCGAGAGAGTTTATACTGTAGCGAGGCGTTGGGGCTTACCTACATCGGTCAGAAATTTATTAGGAAACATGTGCAATATGCTATACTTGTTGTAAGGGCCGCGCCGAGCACTCTCCGATAAATCTGCATAACAATACTGTAGTTGCATTATGTCCTGGTGTTTCTGCAACGGATAATTTCATACAAGAGTGGCAGGTGTATTATCGTTCCGATGCGCATGACACCTATTGCTAGCTTTCGGTCTTCATTCTTCAGTCTCGTACCGAGAAAACTCCATAAGAAATGCTTCTGTCCAATTCCTAGTGACCTGCCGAAACTGCTCCGGGATGACCCGCCAGATCACACGATTGGACTACGGTAAACTGCATTCTAGAATCCAGATGGTGTGGAATATAAGATATGAATAGCACATGTTGTAAACTCCATCAAGTTTAATTAGTTTTCAGGGGGTTCCCAACTGGCCACAGCTTCCGCCTCAGCTTCATGTGACCACGCTAAACGACCTGGCAATTTCGGGCGCCCGCAGATTCGAGCAATTGTCCGAAATGAGACGCCCGAGTTCGAGGATTTGATCCGTCCGATAAGAGGCCAAGCGTCAGAAATCTAACGTCAGACGGTCAAGGGATGTATGGTTGTCGGCCTCGGGTCCGTTTGACCACGTGGCTGGCCCTAGGCCTTAAGGCTATCAAACCTTATAATAAGCTCAAGTAGTGTATTAGACCTATAGGTACTCGCCTTGTCTTTTTTTTTGCTATACAAGTGGCTCCCGTTGAGAAATTTCGGACATTACCGGTTTGATTTTGCGTGTAAGTTCGCACTCTCATTGTCGGTGTATTAATTGATACTAGTGGTAGGTACGAATGGGGGTTGAAGGTTGAAACTATGGATAAGGATGCTCGCGTTTTGTAGCCTATGTAGACTCGATTCGCGCATTGATTCAATGAGTTCCCATAAATTTATTTCACGCTGGATAATGAGCTTATATCAGGTTCACAATGTTGATTAATGAGCTGTTTTTCCTGATTTACCTAATTCGCTCTTAATTTACCATGGTATTATTAGTGTAAATATGTCCGTATTGATCTAATGGATTTTGCTGCATTAAAATCAGGTTTATGAGTCGTAAGATGCATGCTCGGTTTTCCAAACGCTTATGATATACTCACCACTTTGAATTATAACACATATCAAAGCGGACGATATGAAGAGATAAATAAAAACGATCGAAATACCGGAACAAACAACCCCCCAAACATCCTGCAAGCTGATGGTTATAGTTCGCCATAGTTATTTAGAAAACCCATCTGCTTGGACTTTGAAATGCTGCGGGATTGTCAGAGCTGCAACCTCATTCTTAAACATGGATGTTACCTACGGATACTTCTTGGGTGCGGGCGGTTAGACGCCGTCTAAAACTGCTAGTGCTGTAGCATTCGATATTTTCGTAACCACCGAGTACCGTAAGCTGGCCGGGGACATCGATACGTTCTGGTCCACGTTTGTTTCTGTAACTCGTTCCGGTAGCGTCATCAAGCGAGGGATAGACTGGGACTCCTCAACCAGCTCATATACAAACTCTTTCCCGGCCTGGTGTAAAGCCTCTATCATATTCTTGTCAACGCGAATCGACTCGAGACGAGTTTCTGATATATCGTGTTTCCAGTAGCATGCGTCATAATAGTAGTTCAAGATATCGGACCAGGACGCCATGATGGACCGGAACGgttctgggaggtgtgaaGTCAACCGCTCATACTTCCTCTGATTTGAGATGAACTCGTACTTTGCATTCGAATCGGACCTGTCAAAAACCTCGCAATAGCTGTCGTAGTATTCCCGCCCGCTTCGGTCATTTGGAACAAAGTAGAGCATCGTCCATATGGCAAGCCACCAGATGGACTCTATGTCATAGAGGGGGTTGCGTCGGAGTGGTGGTCATGGGGTTGTTTCTAGGGCTGCTGCTTTGGATATTCGAAGAGACTGATTTCGGGATTTAGCTTCTCGCACGCGAGCGCGTCTGTTAGCTTCCCGGATTGGATCTAATCGATGGTGTTCCATTGCTGCAACCTTGGTAGCCATGAACGCAGCTGCGCCCTATGCAATTTTCACTCAGGAAACATCACCGCAAACCCACCACTAACGACTCACTGTCTTCACATCGTGGGGTACTCTCGCATCTCTAATCCTCTTCGCATACTCCAGGTCCATAATCACGCCCTGTCTCTTTATTCTTCCTGAAGCCGGCACCAGTAGGATGTTCTCTGAGCTTACGTCGCGATGAACGTGGTTGCTAAGGTGCATCGCATGAAGTCCTTGCGTAAATTCGTTGTGTTAGTGGTACTCAATTCCACTTCGCACGACTCTTCCTCACCTTTCATACCTCCTTGGATTGCAATAAACGTATCAGCAAAAATGCGTAGGTTGTGTACTGGAGTGCCGATCTCCCTGAACACAATCCGACAATACTGGCGAGGCCGCTTGCTCAGACAGCCAAAGGCGCAAAACCTTGGTTGAGGTGGGCCTGGAACATCATCAGGCTTTTCGACACTATCCCTCGGGGTGGAGGTTATTGAACGGAGCATGGTGATAACGAATGATTCAGGATGCAGATTGAGAACTACTCCAGTAGGATCAAAGGGCTTTTCGCTACCCAGAGTTTTGTCAGTGCTGTCGGGAAGGGCAGGTATCTCGGGATTTGGTGGAACAAAGCCATAGTCCAAAGGGGTCAGAAAATGCTCGGCGTATGCTTCCTGTTCTCCTCGAATCGTCTTTAGTTTCACATGCTCTGCTTCACGGTCCGGGTGGGACCACACGTCTTTCAGTACATACAACGGGCCAGTCGGTTCGTTGTTCGCCAGCTTTTTGACCTCCCATACTCGAGTTCCGCGGCCGACCTTGCCCATCAACCCCAACATCGGATATAACCCGAGTCGTTCGATACATAGTAAGTTCTCCAGCGTCCGGGCTGTGTATCGTGATATCATAGTACGGTTCCCGATCCTGATTGGTGGAACCCGGGGATGGAGCGACTTTGAGGATGGTTGGGTCGTAGCCAATCTCAGAAGGAGTAGCCAACAGAGTCGACAGCATAATAATAATAGGTGACCTCCAGTCCTGAACACGTGCCTAGTAAGTCTAATGCTCAGTCATTATAATCTATGTATCTTACTTTGTTCACGTCAAACTCGTCAGACGCGACTATATCGCATCGGTCGTTGAACCACAGCCTTGCTGTTGTGCCCTCGCAAGTCAGCCCATGTACATACCTTCGACAAGGGTCGTTACGCATGACTTGATGCATGGACCACACGACTTTGACAAAATGCTGTTCCAAAGTGAGTTGAATTGGCCAGCTCGAACACAGCGCATGATTAATCAACTTACATCGGTCCGGTTTTGTGGATCATCTTTATTCTTGACCTCCATAGGCGTGATGATATTTTCCGAGCCTACGTTTCGTGAGTCATGGTCTCCAAAATAGAAATAGCCGTCTGGACGCGACGTGTTGTTGCGAGTGCTTAGCGGTGTAATGTTTCCCGCCACTTTGAGGGGCGTTGTGTTTGGTACATTGATCATGGCGTGCTCGCGTACCTGTGAAGCAATTATCTCAAGAAATCTGAATGCCTCATTCTCATATCTCCCGGAGATGCTTGGGGTTTCCCGCATGCACCGCCATTAGGGTGTTTTCGTGTCCGCCAGGTCGATACATCCACTGGAGATCAATCCGTCACATATAGTACCCAAGAGTCAGATCCTAGTAATACTGATGCTGAAAGAGCGCATATGTGTCTACTCTGATTCATCCCAAAGCTATAATATACTCACTTCTCGAGTAACTATTATACAAGGCCGTCCTTTGGTGGCACCATTAAGTCTTGATCCTCTTATTAATCCGGTTTGTCCTGGACCCTAGCCCACCAACCACCGTAGTGAGGAGATCCTTTAGTACCAAGCATACATGCACCTGCGTATTGGTACCAAAATCGGGGCTTTCGACGCCAATAGAATGTTTGGAGGTTCCTGGCAATGACAATTCCATACTCTGTATGTGCGCATCTAGCTGCAGTGGCACAGTATGAGAATAGAGAAGAGGTTTCTCCGTTCCGGTATTCTTGCAAAATGCCTTCGCCTACTGTCTTTATCCCACCTTGACTTTGGGTAAATGCACTTGAAACTTGGTACGCACAGCCAAGTAGAAGAGAAGCTGTTCCAGGGTGTTCAGGCACGTGGCGCGTTTGGTAAGATACCCTGAAATGGAATCTCGTGACCGTGACAGGTCTTGCCATCGACTTTTACCGCAAGGATAGATACCGACTCGGCAAGCGAGCACTAGTTTTGGATGATAGAGAGTTTTCCTGTTGAAAATAATATCGCGCCCTCGCTTTCTCAAGAGAACCTGGCAGACGCCTCGTCTAATACTTCTCAGCCGACTGCCTCCTCTACCTCTGTATCTCATCACCAACCCAAACACGCTCGGATGCGCAGCAACGGCTCCAATAAATACAACGCGCTCCCGCAACTGGAATCCCAGGCGTCTAACACCAGCACATCTGGCTCCACTTTGACTCCCCTTGACTACCGAGACGAAAGCAGAGGAGGCATGAGGAAATTTGCCTGGAAAAAATATGCGATTGGCGCTGCCATTATCATCGGAGTGGTCTGGTTGTTCGGACCACGTGAGAGTAGAGACGGGATGTGGAATGGAGGTATGTGCATGACATCCATGATCTTCAGGTCGTTGACAGTCATTACAATCCATAGGGCACGATGATGTGCCTAGTTTACCTCCCGCACCATACCACTCCTTCGAGACTGATCCGGACCCTACAAAAACTGCATACTGCACGTCTCCATACTCACCAGATAAGAAGCTTGTCCAATTTGCTTTAATGATTGATGCTGGCTCCACTGGATCACGTATCCATGTCTACAAGTTCAACAATTGCAACCCAACACCTTCTCTAGAATATGAAGTCTTCAAAATGATCCGCCCAGGACTGTCTTCATACAGAAGCGATCCTACCGCAGCTGCCCAATCACTAGACAAACTGCTTGACGTGGCAGTCAAGACAGTTCCCAAAGAATTCCAGAACTGCGCTCCTGTTGAAGTGAAGGCTACGGCAGGTCTCCGGCTACTTGGTCACGATACCGCCCAAGCTATTCTTGATGAGGTTCGCGCACGCCTGCGTTCCAAATACCCGTTCCCTGTCAGTTCTCGCGCATCAGCCATTGAAATCATGGAGGGCCGTGATGAAGGTGTCTACGCCTGGCTTACAGCAAACTACCTTCTCGGTACCCTCAGCCCTTCGAAATCAGCATCCAAGGCCTTTACCGAGACTTATGCAGTTCTGGATCTCGGAGGCGCATCGACCCAGATCGTCTTTGAGCCCAGCTTCCCGAATTCTCACCAGACTCTTTTGGATGGTGAACACAAGTACGAACTGACATTTGCAGGGCGCACCCATACCTTGTATCAACACTCGTACTTGGGCTACGGCCTCATGCAAGCTCGTCGAAGCGTACACAATCTTGTTGGATTCATGTGGGAGTTTACCCATCCGAAAGAGGGCGATGTTGTTCGCGCCCAAGTCGCCAATGCTTGCCTTAACAAGAACTCTGCGCGAGTGGTTGAGTTGGAGGGAGTTTCAGGATCTAAACCCCGAAACGTCACAATGGTCGGAGCGGATGTGGGGAGCTTCGAGGCATGCAAGCGGGTTCTGGAACTGGTTATGGCCAAAGACGCGTGAGTTCTGTTCTCCCAGCAACTGGGTCTATCACTGATCTCTATGAGTTCTAGCATCTGCCAAACTAAACCTTGTTCGTTCAACGGCGTTTACCAACCTTCCATCCTTGATACATTCCCTACCGGTGGAATACTTGCACTTTCATACTTCTACGACCGTATATTCCCTCTCCTCCCTCCTTCTCAAGTCTCGCAGTCAAAACCCATCACCTTGCCTATCCACCAGATCGCTTCAATGGCCAAACACGTTTGCGACGGTAACAATGCGTATTTCCCTCAGAGTGCCCAAGAGGAGCTCAAGGGCCGACCCGAATCGTGCCTGGACATGACTTTTCTTTACGTGCTTTTGCGTCTCGGATACGAATTCGACGAGAACAGGGTGGTTCGCGTCGAGAAAAAGGTAGCTGGAACCGAATTGGGATGGTGCCTTGGTGCAGCGATTGCGATGTTAGATGCCAAAATTGAGTGTAAAGCCTAGATAGATCGTAGATGGCTGTTTGGATTGTATCGTTACGTTCAATTAATGTATCGTTTTTCTAATTGCAGTTATGATTCATTGCATTGCATGATCACTAGTTCTAGCTATCGCCGCACTATACAGTAGATATGTAACCCGCATGCTGCGGATAGAGTCTTGTTCTAGATTGTTGAATGGATACCTATGCGCTATTTAATTATCCGTAGTGGCCAAAGAACTGAATCGGATGAGTTTGACCCGGCAACTTTCCCTATAAGGTACTGAAAGAAGCTTACGTAGCCAGCGCCCAATTAATGGGTGGAATTCCGTAAGGACTTTAGAACGTTTCAAACGTTCTAAAGTTGAGTTTGAATTCATAGACCACCTCGGATGCATTTTGCACCGTGGAATCGTGTATGAAATCGCTTCGGAAACATATTTGGAACGTGCGGAGGGGGTGTCCCAAAGGTCTAGAACGGCAGTTTGGAAGGGGGGGGGTCCCCCCCCTTCTAA
This region includes:
- a CDS encoding kinase domain protein; its protein translation is MLYFVPNDRSGREYYDSYCEVFDRSDSNAKYEFISNQRKYERLTSHLPEPFRSIMASWSDILNYYYDACYWKHDISETRLESIRVDKNMIEALHQAGKEFVYELVEESQSIPRLMTLPERVTETNVDQNVSMSPASLRYSVVTKISNATALAVLDGV
- a CDS encoding kinase domain protein; amino-acid sequence: MINVPNTTPLKVAGNITPLSTRNNTSRPDGYFYFGDHDSRNVGSENIITPMEVKNKDDPQNRTDHFVKVVWSMHQVMRNDPCRRYVHGLTCEGTTARLWFNDRCDIVASDEFDVNKDWRSPIIIMLSTLLATPSEIGYDPTILKVAPSPGSTNQDREPYYDITIHSPDAGELTMYRTTRVISDVGVDGQGRPRNSSMGGQKAGEQRTDWPVTIRGEQEAYAEHFLTPLDYGFVPPNPEIPALPDSTDKTLGSEKPFDPTGVVLNLHPESFVITMLRSITSTPRDSVEKPDDVPGPPQPRFCAFGCLSKRPRQYCRIVFREIGTPVHNLRIFADTFIAIQGGMKGLHAMHLSNHVHRDVSSENILLVPASGRIKRQGVIMDLEYAKRIRDARVPHDVKTGAAAFMATKVAAMEHHRLDPIREANRRARVREAKSRNQSLRISKAAALETTP
- a CDS encoding guanosine-diphosphatase; amino-acid sequence: MRSNGSNKYNALPQLESQASNTSTSGSTLTPLDYRDESRGGMRKFAWKKYAIGAAIIIGVVWLFGPRESRDGMWNGGHDDVPSLPPAPYHSFETDPDPTKTAYCTSPYSPDKKLVQFALMIDAGSTGSRIHVYKFNNCNPTPSLEYEVFKMIRPGLSSYRSDPTAAAQSLDKLLDVAVKTVPKEFQNCAPVEVKATAGLRLLGHDTAQAILDEVRARLRSKYPFPVSSRASAIEIMEGRDEGVYAWLTANYLLGTLSPSKSASKAFTETYAVLDLGGASTQIVFEPSFPNSHQTLLDGEHKYELTFAGRTHTLYQHSYLGYGLMQARRSVHNLVGFMWEFTHPKEGDVVRAQVANACLNKNSARVVELEGVSGSKPRNVTMVGADVGSFEACKRVLELVMAKDAICQTKPCSFNGVYQPSILDTFPTGGILALSYFYDRIFPLLPPSQVSQSKPITLPIHQIASMAKHVCDGNNAYFPQSAQEELKGRPESCLDMTFLYVLLRLGYEFDENRVVRVEKKVAGTELGWCLGAAIAMLDAKIECKA